A stretch of the Haloplanus aerogenes genome encodes the following:
- a CDS encoding class I adenylate-forming enzyme family protein: MSHSDASPEPVTRGDLGTIATRAARRDPEGVAFVEVDTGRTVTYGAFERWSNAFAAALRDRGLTDGDTLAVLATNGVEMYVAHVGALKAGVVTLFCNADLTPDALAYQLRDGDADAVVRDPALAPKLAAFDGDLDPTITTEADDTDAVSVASLAGTDASPPDVAPAPDDPALVLYTSGTTAKPKGVVHTHRSYTYGVVNTLVGGDVRRDDVQTGVLPLFHIHQDLWTKAAFCVGATTVLYDDFDPGTFLRSIDDHDVTYVNLMASMYRQLLDAEAAVDASSVRRCVHGMPMEMDVRERVVDAFDADLQKVYGQTETLVTTFLDPRWQFEKSGNYVGEATPFADVAVMDEDGELLGRGETGEIVVRGPSVMQGYLNRPDASAAAWTDGWHHTDDIGRVDEDGLLRFVDRKGDMIKTGGENVASIRVEECLLDHPAVAECAVVGLPHDRWDEAVTAFVRVVVGEDVSADDLHTHCEARLAPFERPKSIVAVETFPYTATGKIAKAELASAHRDHYE; encoded by the coding sequence ATGTCACACTCTGACGCGTCCCCCGAGCCAGTAACGCGCGGCGATCTCGGGACCATCGCGACGCGCGCCGCGCGTCGGGACCCGGAGGGCGTCGCGTTCGTGGAAGTCGACACCGGGCGGACGGTAACCTACGGCGCGTTCGAGCGGTGGTCGAACGCGTTCGCCGCCGCGCTCCGTGACCGCGGACTGACCGACGGCGACACCCTCGCGGTGCTGGCGACCAACGGGGTCGAGATGTACGTAGCACACGTCGGGGCGCTGAAAGCCGGCGTCGTCACGCTCTTTTGCAACGCCGACCTCACGCCCGACGCGCTCGCGTACCAACTCCGGGACGGCGACGCCGACGCCGTCGTCCGCGACCCGGCACTGGCCCCGAAGTTGGCGGCGTTCGACGGTGACCTCGATCCGACGATCACGACCGAGGCGGACGACACCGACGCCGTTTCCGTCGCGTCGCTGGCCGGCACGGATGCGTCGCCGCCCGATGTGGCGCCGGCACCGGACGATCCGGCGCTCGTCCTCTACACCAGTGGCACGACGGCGAAGCCGAAAGGCGTCGTCCACACCCATCGCTCCTACACGTACGGGGTCGTGAACACGCTCGTCGGCGGCGACGTGCGCCGCGACGACGTGCAGACTGGCGTCCTCCCGCTCTTTCACATCCACCAGGACCTCTGGACGAAGGCGGCGTTCTGCGTCGGGGCGACGACGGTCCTCTACGACGACTTCGACCCCGGCACCTTCCTGCGGAGTATCGACGACCACGACGTGACCTACGTCAACCTGATGGCGTCGATGTACCGGCAACTCCTCGACGCCGAGGCGGCGGTCGACGCGTCGTCGGTGCGCCGGTGTGTCCACGGGATGCCGATGGAGATGGACGTGCGGGAGCGCGTCGTCGACGCCTTCGATGCCGACCTGCAGAAGGTGTACGGGCAGACGGAGACGCTGGTGACCACCTTCCTCGACCCGCGCTGGCAGTTCGAGAAGTCGGGCAACTACGTGGGCGAGGCGACGCCCTTTGCGGACGTGGCGGTGATGGACGAGGACGGCGAACTGCTCGGCCGGGGTGAGACGGGCGAAATCGTCGTCCGCGGGCCGAGCGTCATGCAGGGATATCTGAATCGGCCGGACGCCTCCGCGGCGGCGTGGACCGACGGCTGGCACCACACCGATGACATCGGCCGGGTCGACGAGGACGGCCTCCTCCGGTTCGTCGACCGCAAGGGCGACATGATCAAGACAGGCGGCGAGAACGTCGCCTCCATTCGGGTCGAGGAGTGCCTGCTCGATCACCCCGCGGTCGCAGAGTGTGCGGTCGTCGGCCTCCCGCACGACCGCTGGGACGAGGCGGTCACGGCGTTCGTCCGGGTGGTGGTGGGCGAGGACGTGTCGGCGGACGACCTGCACACACACTGCGAGGCGCGTCTCGCGCCGTTCGAGCGACCGAAGTCCATCGTCGCGGTCGAGACGTTCCCCTACACCGCGACGGGAAAGATCGCGAAAGCCGAGTTGGCGTCGGCCCACCGCGACCACTACGAGTAG